In the Streptomyces coeruleoprunus genome, GCGGCCGGCCGTCGCCGAGGCATCGAGGAGAGGCACCCCGAGGGGTGCCTCTTTTCGTGCCCGGGGCGCCCGGTTAGGCTGCGCTGCCGCCGGAATCCAGCCGTCGGTATTCGGCCGGACACGGATGAGGAACATGGGCGCGGACAGCACGATCTCGAAGATTCTCCGGCAGATCGCCACCCAGGACGTCGTGGAGATCTTCGAAAGCTCCGGCTCTCCCGGCCGGGCCGCCGCGCTGGCCCACTTCACCGAGCAGTACGGCTTCACCTACGGCGAGGCCCACCGGCACGGGCACAACAAGTCGCTCCTGACCGTGTTCCTGTACCGCGACCCGCGCCCCGAGGCGCGCGCCCGTGAGGCGGCCACCATCGCCGCGTACCCGCAGGCCGGCAACGGCGGAGCGGCGCCGGGGCTGCGGCCGGGCACGGTCAAGCCGCTCCCGGAGGCCGAGGGCGCCGTCGCCGTCCTCAAGGACCGGATCGCGTTCGACGTGATGGGGCAGGCCGCCGAGCCGCGGCAGAAGGCCATCGCCTGGGGCATGCTCGGCATCACCGTGCTGATGATCCTGATCACCGGCAAGTACCTGGTGGCACTGGGCACCGGCGTCGTCCTCGGCGGCCTCCTCCTGGGCGGATTCAAGCTGGGCGAGGTCCGCCGCAAGAAGCTCGCGCGGCGGCTGGAGGCCGCCGGCCTCGTCGCCGTACGGGACGAGCACGGCGTCCAGCGCTTCCTGGCACCCGGACAGCAGCTCCCCGGCCACGCGAACCCGTTCGCCGGCTGACCGGGAGCCGCCCGCCCCTCACCGGACCGCTCAGCGGTCCGAGGTGACCGTCACCTTCTCGTCGTTCTGGATCTGCTTCACCAGCTGCTGCACCTTCGCCTTGTCCCAGACGAGGTTGCCGCCGCGGCTGCCCGAGACCGGCATGTTCATGGACTTGCCGTCGCCGCTGTTGACGCCCTTCATCGCGAAGAACATCTCGCCCAGGTCGAACAGCGACATGTCCTTGTCGACGATCAAGGTGTCCAGGCCCGCGCTCAGCGTCGGGTACAGCTTGAACGGGTTGAGGATCGTGCCCGGCGTCGCCGCCTGGTTGGCCAGCGCCGCCAGGAACTTCTGCTGGTTCTTCGTCCGGGCCAGGTCCGACTCGGCGAAGGCGTACCGGGTGCGGACGAAGGCGAGGGCCTGCTCGCCGTCGAGGGTCTGCTTGCCGGCCTTGAAGTCGGCGCCCGACTTCTTGTCCTTGAAGCCCTTCTCGATGTTCATCTCGACACCGCCGAGCGCGTCCACGATGTTCGCGAAGCCGGCGAAGCCGATCTCCGCGTAGTGGTCGATGCGCAGCCCGGTGTTGTACTCCACCGTCCGCACCAGCAGCTCGGGGCCGTCCTCGGCGTACGCGGCGTTCAGCTTCACCCGCCGGCCCGTCCCCTTGAACGTCTTGCCGGACTCCGAGCCGACGAACGTCGGGATCTCCACGTCCGAGTCACGGGGCAGCGAGATCATCGTGTTCCCGCTGCTGCACGCGGCGAGGATCATCATCGAGTCCGTGCGCTTGCCGTCGGCCGAGCCGGTGTGCAGGCGCTGCTTGTCCTCGGCGGTCATGCCCTCGCGGCTGTCCGAGCCCACGATCAGGTACGTGGTGCAGTCGCCCTCCTGCGGGCGCTCGATGACCTTGGAGAGGTCCACCTCGCGGCGCACCTTGCCGTCGGCCCAGAAGTACGTGCCGACCGTCGTGACGACCAGGACGGTCGCCAGCGTGATCGAACCGATCTTTATCCGGCGCCCCCAGTTCGGCGCGGGGCGCGGGGTGCCCGACGGCATCGGGGGCGCGCCGTGGCCGCCGTGTCCTCCGTGGCCGCCGCCGCGCTGGGGCGTGCCGTACACCTGTCCGGTGTTGTACCCGCTGTCGTACGCGGGGGTCTGGCCGTAGGAGTCCTCGTACCCCTGCCGCTGCTGGGGCGGCACCGAGCCGGGGCGCACATGGCGCATCACCCGGGCTCCCTCGGGCTGCGCGTCCGCGCCCCGGCCGTGGCGAGCGTTACGGTCGTCGGACCATCCTTCAGGCCAGTCATTCATGCGGAACAGTGTGCCGCCCGCCCCGGTGGCCCTTGTAGGGCGGGTGCGATATCGGGCCTGGCCTGTAGCGAAGCTGATGCAATGAGGCCGTGTCCGACTACGGGCATATGGTGGAGGGCATGACAGATCAGTCCACGCTCGAGGGCAAGCCCACCTCGGCGTCCCGCACCACGCTCAGCCACATCATGACCGGCAGTGACACCAACCTCCTCGGGACGGTGCACGGCGGCGTGATCATGAAGTTGGTGGACGACGCGGCGGGAGCGGTCGCCGGCCGCCACTCCGGCGGGCCCGCGGTCACCGCGTCCATGGACGAGATGGTCTTCCTGGAGCCGGTCAGGGTGGGCGACCTGGTGCATGTGAAGGCCCAGGTCAACTGGACCGGCCGGTCCTCCATGGAGGTCGGCGTCCGGGTCCTGGCCGAGCGCTGGAACGAGTCCACGCCGGCCACGCAGGTCGGCTCCGCCTACCTGGTGTTCGCCGCCGTCGACGCCGACGGCAAGCCGCGGCCCGTACCGCCGGTGATCCCCGAGACGGAACGCGACAAGCGCCGCTACCAGGAGGCCCAGATCCGCCGCACCCACCGTCTGGCCCGCCGCCGCGCCATCAAGGAACTCCGCGAACGCCGAGCCGCGGAGGGCATCGACGACTGACCCTCGCGGCCCGCCGCGCCGTTCCGCCGTTGCGGGCCGGCGTCGCCGAGGAACGGGTGGGCACACCGAGGAACGGCCACCCGGTCCGAGGGCCCCGCGCACCACGACGGTGGGTGGGTCCCGTTGACGGGCGTCCAGCCCCCGCAGGGGCTACGGGCAGACCACCTGGTCGCCCGTGACCGCCGCGTACCCGTCCTTCTGGCGCGGCCGCGGCGCGTCCTCCGCCCGCACCGGCACCACGGACGTGAAATCCGTGCCCGCCGTCACCTTCAGCAGCGGTCCCTGCCCCGGCACGGCCCGCAGCACGCTCCCCGGCAGCGCCGTCGCCAGCGACTTCGCCGAGCGGTCCCAGCGCGGGTCGTACGCGACGACCGTCCGCTTCACGTCCCGCCGGTCCGCGTTGTACGGCGTCCGCGTCGTGAGGAAGCCCGTCGCCCGCAGCGCCGCGTCGACCCGGGCCCCCAGCCCGTCCAGCCGCGTGCCGTTGTACACCTGCACCCGCACCTGCTGCGGCGCCACGGCGACCAGCTTCTTGCGGGGTCCCGGGGCCGCCCGCCGCGCCGCCGGCTTCGTGAGCGGCCGGTCCTCGCGGATCGCCTCGAACAGCCGCTTCGCCTTCACGGGGTCCCACTTCACCGTCGACCCGATGCCCTTGGCCTGGTGGGCGACCGCCCCGACCGGCACCGACGTGAACTCGGACGACGCCGTCGTGAACCCGCGCATCGCCTTCGCCAGCGCCAGCATCTCCTCCGTACCGAACCCCTGCGACGCCCGCACCGAGCCCGCCGCGGACGCGACGACCTCCTGGAACCGCACCGGGTTGAGCAGCACCCCGTTGCTGGTCGCCCGGTCGATCAGCGCGGCCACGAACCGCTGCTGCCGCTGCATCCGCCCCAGGTCGGACGCCCCGTCGACGTGCCGCGACCGCACGTACTGCAGCGCCTTGCCGCCGTCCAGCCGGTGCGTGCCGGCCGGCAGGTCGAGGCCGCTGTACGGGTCCTTCATGGGGCGGGCCGTACAGATCTCGACACCGCCCACCGCGTCGACCGTGCGCATGAAGCTGGTGAAGTCGACCTCCAGGTAGTGGTCGATCTTCACGCCCGTCATGTGCTCCACGGTCCGCACGGTGAGCGAGGGCCCGCCCTCCGCGTACGCCGCGTTCAGCCGCACCGGGTGCGCCGCGTGCCGCTTGCCGGTCGTCGCGTCCGTGTGCTCGGGCATCTCGGCGTACGAGTCGCGGGGGAGCGACACCAGGCTCGCCCGCCTGCGGTCCTCCGACACGTGCACCAGCATGATCGTGTCCGTGCAGTGGCAGGGCGCGCCGCCCAGCCGGTAGCGCCGCCGGTCCTCCGCGGTGATCTTGTCGCGCCCGTCGGTGCCGACCAGCAGGATGTTCGTGCCGTGCCCCGGCTTGGGGCGGTTCTTCATGTCCCGGAACGGGTCGACCCGGTCGATCCCCGTGTCCAGGCTCGTCACCAGCGCGTGCCCGATCCCGCCCGCGCCCAGGACCAGCACCGACAGGGTCGTCGCCACCCGCATCCCCCACCGGGTCCGGGGCCGCGGCGGCGGCACGGACCGCGCCCGCGCCCGTACCGGCGGCCTGGCCGCCGCGCCGCGCACGGGAGGCCGGGGGGCCGGACGGGCGGGACGGCGGGGCGGCACGGGCACGAAGGACACCTCCGCGGGCGAATGGGGGGACCGTGTGCACAGTAGGCCCATACGATCAGCGCCCGCGCCCGCGGGCCGGGCGGCGCGCACCCGTGTCCCCCGTTCGCGGTAACGTGGCGGGCGATACCGCTGTCGCCCGGGGCCCGGCCCCGGCCCCCCGAGGCTGCCGTCCTCCGGGGGACGACCCCCGTACCCCGAGGAACCATGCCCCTGCCCCCCGTCTCCGTGATCATGCCGGTCCTCAACGAGGAGCGGCATCTGCGCGACTCGGTCCGCCACATCCTCGAGCAGGAGTACGACGGCGAGATGGAGGTCGTGATCGCGCTCGGCCCGTCCACGGACCGTACGGACGAGATCGCCGCCGAGCTGGTCCGGGAGGACCCCCGGGTCACCACCGTCCCCAACCCCACGGGCCGTACACCCGCCGCGCTGAACGCCGCGATCAAGGCGTCGCGTCACCCGATCGTGGTGCGCGTCGACGGGCACGGCATGCTCTCGCCGAACTACATCGCCACCGCGGTCCGGCTCCTGGAGGAGACCGGCGCGCAGAACGTCGGCGGCATCATGCACGCCGAGGGCGAGAACGACTGGGAGCACGCGGTCGCCGCCGCCATGACCTCGAAGATCGGTGTGGGGAACGCCGCCTTCCACACGGGCGGGGAGGCCGGCCCGGCCGAGACCGTCTACCTGGGCGTGTTCCGCCGTGAGGCGCTGGAGCAACAGGGCGGCTACAACGAGGAGTTCATCCGCGCCCAGGACTGGGAGCTGAACTTCCGCATCCGCGAGGCGGGCGGACTGATCTGGTTCTCGCCCGAGCTGAGGGTCCAGTACCGCCCCCGGCCCAGCGTCCGCGCCCTGGCCAAGCAGTACAAGGACTACGGCCGTTGGCGCCATGTGGTGGCCCGCTACCACCAGGGCTCCATCAACCTGCGCTACCTGGCCCCGCCGACCGCCCTGTGCGCCATCGCGGCCGGTCTGGTGGTCGGCGCCACGCTCACCCCGCTGGGCTTCGTCGTCCCGGGCGGCTACCTCGCGGCGATCGTCCTGGGCTCCGTCCCGGCCGGCAGGGGACTGCCGCTGAAGGCCCGGGTCCAGATCCCGGTGGCGCTGGCCACGATGCACATGTCGTGGGGCTTCGGCTTCCTCACCAGCCCGCGTTCGCTGGCGAGGAAGGTCATCGCGAGCCGCCGTCCCGCGGTGCCGGCGAACAGCTGAGACGTACGACGGAGGGGGCCGGCCGCAGCACGCGGCCGGCCCCCTCGTCATGTCGCGCCGTCAGGACCAGCGGTACGGCTTGTAGACGTCCATGCAGTCCTTGTCGTCCGCGCCGTTGGAGACCTCGGAGCCCTCCGGCAGC is a window encoding:
- a CDS encoding LCP family protein, whose product is MNDWPEGWSDDRNARHGRGADAQPEGARVMRHVRPGSVPPQQRQGYEDSYGQTPAYDSGYNTGQVYGTPQRGGGHGGHGGHGAPPMPSGTPRPAPNWGRRIKIGSITLATVLVVTTVGTYFWADGKVRREVDLSKVIERPQEGDCTTYLIVGSDSREGMTAEDKQRLHTGSADGKRTDSMMILAACSSGNTMISLPRDSDVEIPTFVGSESGKTFKGTGRRVKLNAAYAEDGPELLVRTVEYNTGLRIDHYAEIGFAGFANIVDALGGVEMNIEKGFKDKKSGADFKAGKQTLDGEQALAFVRTRYAFAESDLARTKNQQKFLAALANQAATPGTILNPFKLYPTLSAGLDTLIVDKDMSLFDLGEMFFAMKGVNSGDGKSMNMPVSGSRGGNLVWDKAKVQQLVKQIQNDEKVTVTSDR
- a CDS encoding acyl-CoA thioesterase; amino-acid sequence: MTDQSTLEGKPTSASRTTLSHIMTGSDTNLLGTVHGGVIMKLVDDAAGAVAGRHSGGPAVTASMDEMVFLEPVRVGDLVHVKAQVNWTGRSSMEVGVRVLAERWNESTPATQVGSAYLVFAAVDADGKPRPVPPVIPETERDKRRYQEAQIRRTHRLARRRAIKELRERRAAEGIDD
- a CDS encoding LCP family protein — protein: MRVATTLSVLVLGAGGIGHALVTSLDTGIDRVDPFRDMKNRPKPGHGTNILLVGTDGRDKITAEDRRRYRLGGAPCHCTDTIMLVHVSEDRRRASLVSLPRDSYAEMPEHTDATTGKRHAAHPVRLNAAYAEGGPSLTVRTVEHMTGVKIDHYLEVDFTSFMRTVDAVGGVEICTARPMKDPYSGLDLPAGTHRLDGGKALQYVRSRHVDGASDLGRMQRQQRFVAALIDRATSNGVLLNPVRFQEVVASAAGSVRASQGFGTEEMLALAKAMRGFTTASSEFTSVPVGAVAHQAKGIGSTVKWDPVKAKRLFEAIREDRPLTKPAARRAAPGPRKKLVAVAPQQVRVQVYNGTRLDGLGARVDAALRATGFLTTRTPYNADRRDVKRTVVAYDPRWDRSAKSLATALPGSVLRAVPGQGPLLKVTAGTDFTSVVPVRAEDAPRPRQKDGYAAVTGDQVVCP
- a CDS encoding glycosyltransferase family 2 protein, with translation MPLPPVSVIMPVLNEERHLRDSVRHILEQEYDGEMEVVIALGPSTDRTDEIAAELVREDPRVTTVPNPTGRTPAALNAAIKASRHPIVVRVDGHGMLSPNYIATAVRLLEETGAQNVGGIMHAEGENDWEHAVAAAMTSKIGVGNAAFHTGGEAGPAETVYLGVFRREALEQQGGYNEEFIRAQDWELNFRIREAGGLIWFSPELRVQYRPRPSVRALAKQYKDYGRWRHVVARYHQGSINLRYLAPPTALCAIAAGLVVGATLTPLGFVVPGGYLAAIVLGSVPAGRGLPLKARVQIPVALATMHMSWGFGFLTSPRSLARKVIASRRPAVPANS